The proteins below come from a single Prolixibacter sp. NT017 genomic window:
- the hutH gene encoding histidine ammonia-lyase codes for MSENIHYISPAKLTFEDVEELLENHKTLALSEESKKLIIDCKAWLDKKLAGSEEPIYGINTGFGALCDREISKDDLSKLQENLVLSHACNVGPEIPHEVVKLMLFLKAHALSYGKSGVQLKTVQRIIEMFNHDVIPVVCEQGSLGASGDLAPLAMLFLPLLGKGEVYYRGERMEASYVLETLGWEPIRLEAKEGLALLNGTQFMLAHGIYTLLKAFRIAKYADVIGALSLDAFNGLIGPFEERIQRIRPHHGQIETARNFRSILSGSELINRPKKHVQDPYSFRCIPQVHGAVKDAVDYVANVIEVEMNSVTDNPTIFPDDDMIVSGGNFHGEPLALSLDFLSIALSELGSISERRTYRLISGERDLPEFLVANPGLNSGFMIPQYAAASIVSQSKQLCTPASVDSIPSSNEQEDHVSMGGNAATKVLKVADNTLKILSIELYNASQALEFRRPMKTSPYLEDFLKQYRTRVDFVEEDTLMYEGINQTIDFLDKGRFA; via the coding sequence ATGTCTGAAAATATTCATTACATCTCTCCGGCAAAACTGACGTTTGAAGATGTTGAGGAGTTGCTGGAAAATCATAAAACACTCGCTCTTTCCGAGGAATCGAAAAAGCTGATCATCGATTGCAAAGCCTGGCTGGATAAAAAGCTGGCCGGCAGTGAGGAACCGATCTACGGAATCAATACGGGCTTTGGCGCCCTGTGCGATCGCGAAATCTCAAAAGATGATCTGAGTAAACTTCAGGAGAACCTGGTTTTATCGCATGCCTGCAACGTAGGACCCGAAATCCCGCACGAAGTGGTGAAGCTGATGCTCTTCCTCAAAGCGCATGCTCTGTCTTACGGGAAATCGGGAGTACAGCTGAAAACAGTTCAGCGCATTATCGAAATGTTTAACCACGATGTGATTCCCGTGGTTTGCGAGCAAGGTTCACTCGGAGCGTCAGGTGATTTGGCACCACTTGCCATGTTGTTTCTTCCATTGCTTGGCAAAGGTGAAGTTTACTATCGCGGCGAGCGGATGGAAGCGTCATATGTGCTGGAAACATTAGGTTGGGAGCCTATCCGCCTTGAGGCAAAGGAAGGTCTTGCTCTTTTGAACGGAACACAGTTTATGCTGGCGCACGGCATTTATACTTTGCTCAAGGCTTTCCGCATTGCCAAATACGCAGATGTTATCGGAGCGTTGTCGCTTGATGCATTTAATGGCCTAATCGGACCTTTTGAAGAGCGCATTCAACGAATCCGGCCACATCATGGTCAAATTGAAACAGCACGTAATTTTCGTTCCATCCTTTCGGGAAGTGAACTGATAAACCGACCCAAAAAGCACGTTCAGGATCCTTATTCATTCCGCTGTATCCCGCAGGTTCACGGCGCAGTGAAAGATGCTGTCGATTATGTGGCAAACGTAATCGAAGTGGAGATGAATTCGGTGACTGATAACCCAACCATTTTCCCGGATGACGATATGATTGTGTCTGGTGGTAATTTCCATGGTGAACCGCTGGCGCTCTCGCTTGACTTCTTGTCGATAGCATTGTCGGAGCTTGGTAGTATTTCAGAAAGAAGAACCTACCGCTTGATTTCCGGCGAACGTGATTTGCCTGAATTTCTGGTGGCGAATCCAGGATTGAATTCTGGTTTCATGATTCCGCAATACGCCGCTGCTTCTATTGTAAGTCAAAGTAAACAGTTGTGTACGCCTGCATCAGTCGACTCCATTCCTTCGTCGAATGAGCAGGAAGACCATGTGAGTATGGGAGGAAACGCGGCAACCAAGGTGTTGAAGGTGGCAGACAATACCTTGAAGATTCTATCTATCGAGCTTTACAATGCGTCGCAGGCATTGGAGTTTCGACGCCCGATGAAGACTTCTCCTTATCTGGAAGATTTCTTGAAACAGTACCGCACCCGCGTTGACTTTGTAGAAGAAGACACGCTGATGTATGAGGGCATCAATCAAACCATCGACTTTTTGGATAAAGGCAGATTTGCCTGA
- a CDS encoding RNA polymerase sigma factor produces the protein MDIDESDLISELKDETRRAMAFHILVKSYQERLYWHVRKIVVNHDDTDDVLQNVFLKVWKSVENFRADSSLFTWLYRIATNEALSFINEQKRKSHHLLDEGSEFLLSTLEADEYFEGDQAQKKLQKAILTLPDKQRLVFNMKYFDEMKYHEMAEILETSVGALKASYHHAVKKIEAYIEHN, from the coding sequence ATGGACATCGACGAAAGTGATTTAATAAGCGAACTAAAGGACGAAACCAGACGAGCTATGGCCTTTCACATCCTGGTAAAATCATACCAGGAGCGTTTGTATTGGCACGTCCGGAAGATCGTTGTAAATCATGATGATACAGATGACGTCCTGCAGAATGTGTTTTTGAAAGTCTGGAAGAGTGTTGAGAATTTTCGGGCCGATTCCAGCCTGTTTACCTGGTTGTACCGCATTGCCACCAACGAAGCGTTGAGTTTTATCAACGAGCAAAAACGAAAATCCCATCATTTACTGGATGAAGGAAGTGAATTCCTGTTGTCGACACTGGAGGCCGACGAATATTTTGAGGGGGACCAGGCGCAAAAAAAATTACAGAAAGCCATCCTGACGCTACCCGATAAACAGCGGTTGGTTTTCAACATGAAATATTTCGACGAGATGAAATACCATGAGATGGCTGAAATACTGGAAACATCGGTGGGAGCACTGAAAGCTTCTTACCATCATGCGGTGAAAAAAATTGAAGCATACATTGAACACAATTAA
- a CDS encoding NUDIX hydrolase, giving the protein MNIIPSLSIDCVIFGFHEKKLKVLLLEYDKEQLDSPNKSPDSFAPYAETEPDGKFPYEKPIGLPGGHVPVDRSINDFARDILETATGIKDIYLKQLGAFGETERVSFLRVVSVVYYALINPEHYSIRGSSLLKSLEWYDIDEVPELIFDHNAMIEKALKRLREEVQIRPVGFHLLPEMFTLTQLQQLYETVLGIELDTRNFRKKIQKMHLVVDTGKMQTGVAHRAARLFRFDKKVYEMLAEQSFSFRV; this is encoded by the coding sequence ATGAACATCATCCCTTCGCTCTCGATTGACTGCGTGATCTTTGGCTTCCATGAGAAGAAACTGAAAGTGCTGTTGCTGGAATACGACAAGGAACAACTTGATTCGCCGAATAAAAGTCCCGATAGTTTTGCACCCTATGCAGAAACTGAGCCTGACGGAAAGTTTCCGTACGAAAAACCCATCGGTTTGCCAGGCGGCCACGTTCCGGTTGATCGTTCCATCAACGATTTTGCCCGGGATATTCTGGAAACAGCGACAGGGATAAAAGATATTTATTTAAAGCAGCTGGGCGCCTTTGGCGAAACGGAGCGTGTCTCCTTTCTCCGGGTTGTTTCGGTTGTTTATTATGCCCTGATCAATCCCGAACATTACAGCATTCGCGGTTCCAGCTTGCTGAAATCGCTGGAATGGTATGATATTGATGAGGTTCCGGAACTGATTTTCGACCACAATGCCATGATTGAAAAAGCGCTCAAGCGCCTGCGCGAAGAGGTACAAATCAGGCCGGTTGGCTTTCATCTTCTTCCCGAGATGTTCACACTCACGCAATTGCAACAACTGTACGAAACGGTTCTGGGAATCGAACTCGATACCAGGAATTTCCGCAAGAAAATACAGAAAATGCATCTCGTGGTCGATACCGGGAAGATGCAAACCGGCGTAGCACACCGCGCAGCCAGGCTTTTCAGGTTCGATAAAAAGGTATACGAAATGCTGGCAGAACAAAGTTTCTCATTCAGGGTATAG
- the ychF gene encoding redox-regulated ATPase YchF → MALQCGIVGLPNVGKSTLFNCLSNARAQSANFPFCTIEPNVGVITVPDRRLIELEKIDKPKRVVPTTVEIVDIAGLVKGASKGEGLGNQFLANIREVDAIIHVLRCFENENITHVDGTIDPVRDKEVIDTELQLKDLETVENRIARLQKQARVGMDKAAMKALAVAEKLKAALESGTSVRAVDLTEDEKELIHDFFLLTDKPVLYVCNVDEASAASGNAFTEKVKENIAGENAEMLIIAAATEADIAELETYEEKQLFLEDLGLDEPGVNKLIHSAYQLLNLETYFTTGADESRAWTFKKGTKAPGAAGIIHTDFEKGFIRAEVIKYDDYVTLGSEAACRDAGKISVEGKEYVVQDGDIMHFRFNV, encoded by the coding sequence ATGGCATTGCAATGTGGAATCGTTGGCCTGCCCAACGTCGGAAAATCAACCTTGTTTAACTGTTTGTCGAATGCACGGGCGCAATCGGCCAATTTTCCCTTCTGTACCATTGAACCCAACGTGGGCGTAATTACTGTTCCCGATAGGCGGTTGATTGAGCTGGAGAAGATTGACAAACCGAAACGGGTTGTTCCTACTACCGTTGAAATTGTTGACATCGCTGGTTTGGTGAAGGGCGCGAGCAAGGGTGAAGGATTGGGTAACCAGTTTCTGGCCAACATTCGCGAGGTGGATGCCATTATTCACGTTTTGCGCTGTTTCGAAAACGAAAATATTACGCATGTCGACGGAACAATTGACCCGGTTCGCGATAAGGAGGTAATTGACACCGAGCTTCAGCTGAAGGATTTGGAAACCGTGGAGAACCGGATTGCCCGTTTGCAGAAGCAGGCGCGCGTTGGTATGGACAAAGCAGCGATGAAGGCTTTGGCTGTAGCCGAGAAGCTGAAGGCTGCCCTGGAATCTGGAACGTCGGTGCGCGCGGTTGACCTGACCGAGGATGAGAAAGAGTTGATACACGATTTCTTCCTTCTTACGGATAAACCGGTGTTGTATGTTTGCAATGTCGATGAAGCATCAGCAGCTTCAGGCAACGCTTTCACCGAAAAGGTAAAAGAAAATATTGCTGGTGAAAATGCTGAAATGCTGATTATCGCTGCGGCTACCGAAGCCGATATTGCAGAGCTCGAGACTTACGAAGAGAAACAACTTTTCCTGGAAGATTTGGGACTGGATGAACCGGGTGTGAACAAACTGATTCATTCGGCATACCAGTTGTTGAATCTGGAAACCTACTTCACGACCGGTGCGGACGAATCGAGAGCCTGGACCTTTAAGAAAGGAACCAAAGCTCCGGGTGCAGCCGGCATTATTCACACCGATTTCGAAAAAGGATTTATCCGTGCCGAGGTAATTAAGTACGACGATTACGTGACTCTAGGATCGGAAGCCGCTTGCCGTGACGCAGGAAAGATTTCGGTCGAAGGGAAGGAGTATGTTGTACAGGACGGAGATATCATGCATTTCCGCTTTAACGTTTAG
- a CDS encoding NUDIX domain-containing protein: protein MVEYYSQQTPFLLALDVIIFGFDEEGLKLLLIKRGFKPCKGQWSLMGGFLKEDEDMEQAADRVLHQLTGLSDLYLEQLRLYSKPKRDSEGRVISMAYYALMKTDHQDSEQLEKYNAQWFKIDEIPELVFDHREMVNHALARLRRRCKTQPIGFELLPDKFTIPQLQKLYEAILGIELDKRNFRKKILSMDLLQKLEEKDKSSSRKGAFLYQFDKEKYDRLIGEGFSFAV, encoded by the coding sequence ATGGTGGAATATTATTCCCAACAAACACCTTTCTTATTAGCCCTCGACGTTATTATCTTCGGATTCGACGAAGAAGGATTGAAGCTACTGCTCATCAAACGAGGATTTAAGCCCTGCAAAGGACAATGGTCGCTGATGGGCGGTTTCCTGAAAGAAGATGAAGATATGGAACAGGCTGCCGACCGGGTTTTGCATCAACTGACCGGGCTGAGCGATTTGTATCTGGAACAGCTTCGTCTTTACAGCAAACCAAAACGAGATTCAGAAGGACGCGTCATTTCGATGGCATACTACGCGTTGATGAAAACCGACCACCAAGATTCGGAACAGTTAGAAAAATACAATGCGCAGTGGTTTAAAATAGACGAAATTCCCGAGCTTGTTTTCGATCACCGGGAAATGGTCAACCATGCGCTGGCGCGATTACGCCGGAGATGCAAAACGCAGCCTATCGGTTTCGAGCTTCTGCCTGACAAATTTACCATTCCGCAACTCCAAAAATTATACGAAGCTATTTTAGGCATCGAACTGGACAAACGGAACTTCCGGAAGAAAATATTGTCGATGGACCTCCTTCAGAAACTGGAGGAAAAAGACAAAAGCAGTTCCCGTAAAGGTGCCTTTTTGTATCAGTTCGACAAAGAAAAATATGATCGGTTAATTGGCGAAGGATTCAGCTTTGCGGTATAA
- a CDS encoding DUF362 domain-containing protein has protein sequence MKQKSSFSRRSFFRLLSAGGAGSVLMAGMPKSVMASAESEKPETNINKALEYSRNKNSMPGEYPARVVKVVHPNSVVDNQLVESEAYRMIADGLLKLTGEKKLHKAWRKFVKPGEKIGLKVNPVAGKLLTTSHAVVKAVVKQLEESGISRSDIVIWDRREMQLHETGFTEENYPGITIRGTEQQDKDGGFFDKGGILYGEKNIDKDWYYWADVNGEYDEYTLPYMVNGGKESYFTKIITQEVDKIINIPILKNAGTTVTCCMKNLAFGSISNTGRLHKQLWSETTAQVCAFPPLRDKVVLNIVDGLKGCFDGGPAANPQFLTNYKTILLGSDPVAVDRIAYDVVLKKRMEEGVQKKESPNGTKFMELASGYGLGEANPSKITLENIEIKA, from the coding sequence ATGAAACAGAAATCGTCCTTTTCACGTCGAAGCTTCTTCAGGCTGCTGTCAGCCGGAGGTGCCGGCTCGGTTTTGATGGCTGGGATGCCGAAAAGTGTCATGGCTTCCGCCGAAAGCGAAAAACCGGAAACCAACATTAACAAAGCGTTGGAATATTCGCGCAATAAAAATTCCATGCCGGGGGAGTATCCGGCCCGGGTTGTAAAAGTGGTTCATCCGAACAGTGTGGTCGATAATCAGCTAGTTGAATCGGAAGCATATCGGATGATTGCAGACGGGCTCCTCAAACTGACAGGAGAAAAGAAACTGCACAAAGCCTGGCGGAAATTTGTGAAACCGGGAGAGAAGATTGGTTTGAAAGTGAATCCCGTTGCCGGAAAACTACTAACGACAAGTCATGCGGTTGTAAAGGCAGTAGTGAAGCAATTGGAGGAATCGGGAATCTCGCGGTCGGACATTGTCATTTGGGACCGGAGAGAAATGCAGTTGCACGAAACCGGTTTTACGGAAGAGAATTACCCGGGAATTACTATTCGCGGAACGGAGCAACAAGACAAAGACGGGGGATTTTTCGACAAGGGCGGTATCCTTTACGGAGAAAAGAATATTGACAAAGACTGGTACTACTGGGCTGATGTCAACGGTGAGTACGATGAGTACACGTTGCCTTACATGGTGAATGGAGGAAAGGAATCGTACTTCACTAAGATTATTACCCAGGAGGTGGATAAAATCATCAATATCCCGATTTTGAAAAATGCCGGAACGACGGTTACCTGTTGTATGAAAAATTTGGCTTTTGGTAGTATCAGCAATACGGGGAGATTGCATAAGCAGCTTTGGTCGGAGACAACAGCGCAGGTTTGTGCCTTTCCGCCTTTGCGCGATAAAGTGGTGCTGAATATTGTGGATGGTTTAAAAGGTTGCTTCGATGGTGGCCCCGCTGCCAACCCGCAGTTTCTGACCAACTACAAAACGATTCTGCTTGGTAGCGACCCCGTGGCTGTTGATCGCATTGCCTACGACGTGGTTTTGAAGAAAAGAATGGAAGAAGGCGTTCAGAAAAAAGAATCTCCTAACGGAACAAAGTTCATGGAACTGGCTTCCGGTTACGGTTTGGGCGAAGCGAATCCATCGAAAATAACATTGGAAAACATCGAAATAAAAGCATAA
- a CDS encoding DUF6599 family protein, giving the protein MFKSIYYLVFFLFVMISQAIAADKVALNDDEFPGLKVTETKTYDGGSLWGYMDGGADLYLEYGFQKLTSQTVTCNDVTFQVDIFEMNNPLSAFGIYSVSRFRCKVGSDTLVSNDCLNAYQYQIVSGKYYVNIVNQSGSSKAIGTALQIGRLFEQKLKGQPEVEFPSKIKENLSIDNRVKLKLMMGRLGVQNGYSSWADFLSGWEHYQLWMLPVHDKTLLVLTWNSGGIPPKFKALIEADNESGLPGSAANKDYILAGDQLIVWGN; this is encoded by the coding sequence ATGTTTAAGAGTATTTATTACCTGGTTTTCTTTCTGTTTGTCATGATATCACAGGCGATTGCTGCCGATAAGGTGGCGTTGAATGATGATGAATTTCCTGGTTTGAAAGTAACCGAAACGAAAACATACGACGGTGGTTCCCTTTGGGGATACATGGATGGCGGTGCCGATCTTTACCTCGAATATGGCTTTCAGAAACTCACTTCTCAAACGGTGACATGCAACGATGTCACTTTTCAGGTTGACATTTTTGAGATGAATAATCCACTGTCGGCTTTTGGCATCTATTCAGTCAGCCGTTTTCGCTGCAAGGTGGGAAGTGACACGCTGGTTTCGAACGACTGCCTGAATGCTTACCAATATCAAATCGTGTCGGGCAAGTATTACGTCAATATTGTCAACCAGTCCGGAAGTTCCAAAGCTATTGGGACAGCATTGCAGATTGGTCGGTTATTTGAGCAAAAGCTGAAAGGGCAGCCCGAAGTTGAGTTCCCGTCGAAAATAAAGGAAAATCTCAGTATTGATAACCGGGTGAAACTGAAATTGATGATGGGTCGGCTTGGCGTACAAAACGGCTATTCATCCTGGGCTGACTTTTTATCGGGTTGGGAGCATTATCAACTTTGGATGTTGCCGGTTCATGACAAAACATTGTTGGTTCTGACATGGAATTCCGGCGGTATACCACCCAAATTTAAGGCATTGATTGAAGCAGACAATGAATCCGGCTTGCCGGGAAGTGCTGCAAATAAGGATTATATACTAGCGGGAGACCAGCTGATTGTTTGGGGAAATTAA
- a CDS encoding thioredoxin family protein, with the protein MLQTNLKHIMTADEHQKFIEENDNVMICCGRMGPMCVPVYGIMEELEDDYTHVTFADMEFDNPESAVIRNAPECRGFMGLPFTVYYKNGKLVKATSSIQSMDQVTAILNEQFGEPK; encoded by the coding sequence ATGTTACAAACCAACTTGAAGCACATTATGACCGCCGATGAGCATCAGAAGTTCATCGAGGAGAATGATAATGTAATGATTTGCTGTGGTCGTATGGGCCCCATGTGTGTTCCGGTTTACGGAATTATGGAAGAGCTGGAAGATGACTATACTCACGTAACTTTTGCTGATATGGAATTTGATAATCCTGAATCAGCTGTCATTCGTAATGCTCCCGAATGCCGCGGTTTTATGGGACTTCCGTTCACTGTATATTACAAAAACGGTAAACTCGTAAAAGCTACCAGCAGCATTCAGTCCATGGATCAGGTTACTGCTATTCTTAACGAACAGTTTGGCGAGCCGAAATAA